From the genome of Phytohabitans rumicis, one region includes:
- a CDS encoding sensor histidine kinase: MRIIVAAPLVAVVGFAGLALAGSVQQAERASDLGVLTRLAADAGSLAYQLQRERVAAADLLSASGAHQEEAFGRQTADTDQAVARYRKQRGLVPSVPAGTEAVLDRIDGSLSDLGPLRAQVRTAAHASVSAMTFSYRIVIADLLAYREATAQGVESPVIADEIRASAALSKAGESVGQQQVAVMRALTAGQLTPALQQDITASRTSFTENSLAFLALARPEWRVWWEQAGSGEAVVGLQRLQDQVSRAAPGSQLKVDTAAWIEATQAWAKRLFEVQQRVDASVFTKIDADRVDQRTNAILEGAAMAVALALTVLVTWAVARQITRRLRRLRDAANAVAFDALPAMVEELRGADATVHPEALAMQAAAPVERATGSVDEIGEVGQAFNAVHRAAVRTAAEQAVMRANTAKIFIHLSRREQRLVDAVLAQVDLVEQDETDPDRLQRLYTLDNLATRMARINASLLVLGGVGVGRMRHDDVPLPKVLQAALSQIEHYQRVRLGVVDSDVAVSRDAVDEVVHLLAELMDNATTYAPPESETWVTARGLGDRVIVQISDEGVGLPKERLGQLNEVLARPPAIDVHAVRAMGLVVVGQLAIRLGATVELRPGPRLGTIAEVALPGTLIRPVPLNEELPTAGRPALAGALEAGIHLDGSIPVSPAPAGMNIPRPAQVINPPTFGPNGGPNGGANGGPPIPGSNSGLPITGARSGLPIPGANGGLPIPGANGGPPAQRASGRAPVREIDQTQELIIFEQVNSWFRADHAGVGVQDSRVADEAPAPAPAPNWNTPGDDGWRAAAELGTPEVTETTRGGLPIRQAGRHLVPGAVPPAPDQSSRSERRDPAQVASAMSAYARGVAGRRPLANASPITDATGEPS; encoded by the coding sequence ATGCGCATCATCGTGGCCGCGCCGCTGGTGGCTGTGGTCGGCTTCGCCGGCCTGGCGCTCGCGGGGAGCGTCCAACAGGCCGAACGGGCCAGTGACCTTGGCGTGCTCACGCGCCTCGCCGCCGATGCCGGCAGCCTGGCGTACCAGTTGCAGCGCGAACGGGTCGCCGCAGCCGACCTCCTGTCGGCCAGCGGCGCACATCAGGAAGAGGCGTTCGGCCGGCAGACCGCCGACACGGACCAGGCCGTGGCGCGGTACCGCAAGCAGCGTGGGCTCGTGCCCTCGGTGCCCGCGGGTACCGAGGCCGTGCTGGACCGGATCGACGGCTCGCTGAGCGACCTCGGGCCGTTGCGGGCCCAGGTGCGTACGGCCGCGCACGCGTCCGTGTCGGCCATGACGTTCAGCTATCGGATCGTCATCGCGGACCTGCTCGCGTACCGGGAGGCGACCGCGCAGGGCGTGGAGTCGCCGGTGATCGCCGACGAGATCCGCGCCTCGGCCGCGCTGTCGAAGGCCGGCGAGTCCGTCGGCCAGCAGCAGGTCGCCGTCATGCGGGCGCTGACCGCCGGGCAGCTCACGCCGGCGCTTCAGCAGGACATCACCGCGTCGCGGACCAGCTTCACCGAGAACAGCCTGGCGTTCCTCGCCCTGGCCCGGCCGGAGTGGCGGGTGTGGTGGGAGCAGGCCGGCAGCGGCGAGGCCGTGGTCGGGCTGCAGCGCCTGCAGGACCAGGTGTCCCGGGCCGCCCCGGGCAGCCAGCTGAAGGTCGACACCGCTGCCTGGATCGAAGCGACCCAGGCGTGGGCGAAGCGCCTGTTCGAGGTGCAGCAGCGCGTCGACGCGTCCGTGTTCACCAAGATCGACGCGGACCGCGTCGACCAGCGGACCAACGCGATCCTGGAAGGCGCCGCGATGGCCGTGGCCCTGGCGCTGACCGTGCTGGTCACGTGGGCCGTCGCCCGGCAGATCACCCGCCGGCTGCGGCGCCTGCGCGACGCGGCGAACGCGGTGGCCTTCGACGCGCTCCCCGCCATGGTGGAGGAACTGCGCGGCGCGGATGCGACGGTGCATCCGGAGGCCCTTGCCATGCAGGCGGCGGCCCCCGTGGAGCGCGCCACCGGCAGCGTCGACGAGATCGGCGAGGTGGGCCAGGCGTTCAACGCGGTGCACCGGGCCGCTGTCCGCACCGCCGCCGAGCAGGCGGTCATGCGGGCCAACACCGCGAAGATCTTCATCCACCTCAGCCGCCGCGAGCAGCGCCTGGTCGACGCGGTACTCGCCCAGGTCGACCTCGTGGAACAGGACGAGACCGACCCGGACCGGCTGCAGCGGCTGTACACATTGGACAACCTGGCCACCCGGATGGCGCGGATCAACGCCAGCCTCCTGGTCCTGGGCGGCGTCGGCGTCGGCCGCATGCGGCACGACGACGTGCCGCTGCCGAAGGTCCTGCAGGCCGCGCTCTCCCAGATCGAGCACTACCAACGGGTACGCCTCGGCGTGGTCGACAGCGACGTCGCGGTCTCCCGGGACGCGGTCGACGAGGTCGTGCACCTGCTGGCCGAGCTCATGGACAACGCGACGACGTACGCCCCGCCGGAGAGCGAGACGTGGGTGACCGCGCGCGGGCTGGGCGACCGGGTGATCGTCCAGATCAGCGACGAGGGCGTCGGCCTACCCAAGGAGCGGCTGGGACAGCTCAACGAGGTGCTGGCCAGGCCGCCGGCGATCGACGTGCACGCCGTGCGGGCCATGGGTCTGGTCGTGGTGGGCCAGCTCGCCATCCGCCTGGGCGCCACGGTTGAGCTGCGCCCCGGACCCCGGCTGGGCACCATCGCCGAGGTGGCGCTGCCGGGCACGCTGATCCGGCCGGTGCCGCTGAACGAGGAACTGCCCACCGCGGGCCGGCCGGCCCTGGCCGGCGCGCTGGAGGCGGGGATCCACCTGGACGGCTCGATCCCGGTGAGCCCCGCTCCGGCCGGCATGAACATCCCGCGTCCCGCCCAGGTCATCAACCCGCCGACTTTCGGACCCAACGGAGGCCCTAACGGCGGCGCCAACGGAGGTCCGCCGATCCCGGGCTCGAACAGTGGCTTGCCGATCACGGGCGCGAGAAGTGGCTTGCCGATCCCCGGCGCCAACGGCGGTCTGCCGATCCCCGGAGCGAACGGCGGCCCGCCCGCCCAGCGCGCCTCCGGCCGGGCCCCGGTACGGGAGATCGACCAGACCCAGGAGCTGATCATCTTCGAGCAGGTCAACAGCTGGTTCCGCGCCGACCACGCCGGGGTGGGCGTCCAGGACTCGCGTGTGGCCGACGAGGCGCCCGCCCCCGCCCCCGCCCCGAACTGGAACACGCCCGGCGACGACGGTTGGCGAGCCGCGGCGGAGCTCGGTACGCCGGAGGTCACGGAGACGACCCGCGGCGGGTTGCCGATCCGCCAGGCGGGCCGGCACCTGGTACCCGGGGCCGTCCCGCCGGCGCCGGACCAGTCGAGCCGCTCGGAGCGGCGGGACCCGGCGCAGGTCGCCTCCGCCATGTCCGCGTACGCCCGCGGCGTCGCGGGTCGCCGCCCGCTGGCCAACGCCTCGCCCATCACTGATGCGACAGGAGAGCCTTCGTGA
- a CDS encoding cytochrome P450 produces MEIDAPPTTAAADAPTHTRTRRALRATFANTAVRVNEQYGPIVRRRVDELVERLIARRGTVVDLVPEFAAELPLLVVVDILGVPAEDVALIKKWSDGQIALIWGQPSPDEQVRLAQGLLDFWRYCQRLVAFRLQEGHPGDDFVSKALRFRDGDDEVLTTDEVASLAFNLLVAGHETTSGLLAHSLDNALSERGRWERLVDNPSGVPALVEETLRFGPAIDGWLRVTSAPVTLGETTIPAGARCLLLIGAANRDSAVFAHADAFDPHRRDGKDHLSFGYGPHFCIGAALARLEAQIALTRLVTEVPGLRLAPEHLNSFKPNVAFRAHRALPVIVETFAQYDDTTAAAA; encoded by the coding sequence ATGGAGATTGACGCACCGCCGACCACGGCCGCGGCCGACGCACCCACCCATACGCGTACCCGCCGAGCGCTGCGTGCGACGTTCGCCAATACGGCCGTGCGCGTCAACGAGCAGTACGGCCCGATAGTCCGGCGCCGTGTGGACGAGTTGGTGGAGCGCCTCATCGCGCGCCGCGGCACCGTGGTCGACCTGGTGCCGGAATTCGCCGCCGAGTTGCCGCTTCTGGTCGTTGTCGACATTCTCGGCGTGCCGGCCGAAGATGTGGCGCTGATCAAGAAATGGTCGGACGGTCAGATCGCGCTGATCTGGGGCCAGCCCAGCCCGGACGAGCAGGTCCGGCTCGCCCAAGGGTTGCTCGACTTCTGGCGGTACTGCCAACGACTCGTCGCGTTCCGGCTCCAAGAGGGACATCCGGGCGACGACTTCGTGAGCAAGGCGCTGCGCTTCCGCGATGGCGACGACGAGGTGCTGACCACCGACGAGGTCGCCAGCCTGGCGTTCAACCTGCTGGTGGCGGGCCACGAGACGACGTCCGGCCTGCTGGCCCACAGCCTGGACAACGCGCTGTCCGAGCGCGGCCGGTGGGAGCGGCTGGTGGACAACCCGTCGGGCGTGCCGGCGCTGGTGGAGGAGACGCTGCGGTTCGGTCCGGCCATCGACGGCTGGCTGCGGGTCACCAGCGCACCGGTGACGCTCGGCGAGACGACGATCCCGGCCGGGGCGCGCTGCCTGCTGCTGATCGGCGCGGCCAACCGCGATTCGGCAGTTTTCGCGCATGCCGACGCGTTCGACCCGCACCGCAGGGACGGCAAGGACCACCTTTCCTTCGGTTACGGTCCGCATTTTTGCATCGGTGCCGCACTGGCTCGCCTGGAGGCGCAGATCGCGCTTACCCGCCTGGTCACGGAGGTGCCGGGGTTGCGGTTGGCGCCGGAGCACCTCAACTCGTTCAAGCCCAATGTTGCGTTCCGTGCGCACCGGGCGCTGCCGGTCATCGTCGAGACCTTCGCCCAGTACGACGACACGACGGCGGCCGCCGCGTAG
- a CDS encoding ABC transporter ATP-binding protein: MTLRVGGLCAGYHGGRVLHGVELTVESGTVQAIVGRNGAGKTTLVHAIAGLLKPYSGMVVVDGVELAGAPAHVIARAGVGLVPQGRRVFASLTVSEHLRLAVGGRRSPQWTVARVLELLPRLAERLGNRGDQLSGGEQQMLAIARALLTQPRVLLLDEPSEGLAAGVAARVRELISGLAGAGMSVLLVEQRLDHAIEVADRIAVLDYGHVVFDESTTQVRAEPVSVQSMLSIDQPLNPQPQGS, translated from the coding sequence ATGACGCTGCGGGTCGGCGGGCTGTGCGCCGGCTACCACGGCGGGCGGGTGCTGCACGGCGTGGAGCTGACCGTCGAATCAGGCACCGTGCAGGCGATCGTGGGCCGCAACGGGGCCGGCAAGACCACGCTGGTGCACGCGATCGCGGGGCTGCTCAAGCCGTACTCGGGAATGGTCGTGGTGGACGGCGTGGAGTTGGCCGGCGCGCCCGCGCACGTGATCGCCCGAGCCGGGGTGGGCCTCGTCCCGCAGGGACGCCGGGTCTTCGCGAGCCTCACGGTGTCCGAGCACCTGCGGCTGGCCGTGGGCGGCCGAAGGAGTCCTCAGTGGACGGTCGCGCGGGTGCTGGAACTGCTGCCCCGGCTGGCCGAACGCCTCGGCAACCGCGGCGACCAGCTCTCCGGGGGCGAGCAGCAGATGCTCGCCATCGCGCGGGCGCTGCTGACCCAACCCCGGGTGCTGCTCCTGGACGAGCCGTCCGAGGGGCTGGCGGCCGGCGTGGCCGCCCGGGTGCGCGAGCTGATCTCCGGCCTGGCGGGGGCCGGCATGAGCGTGCTGCTCGTCGAGCAGCGGCTCGACCACGCGATCGAGGTGGCCGACCGGATCGCGGTCCTGGACTACGGGCACGTGGTGTTCGACGAGTCGACCACGCAGGTGCGCGCCGAACCGGTGTCCGTCCAATCGATGCTCAGCATCGACCAGCCGCTGAACCCCCAACCGCAAGGGAGCTGA
- a CDS encoding branched-chain amino acid ABC transporter permease gives MSNLDPYLIPALDGVAYGLLLFVVAAGLVLSFGVAGILNLAHGTLYAIGAYVAAWLADGGWAALPLALAAGVVASAGAGTVLAGLLAPVARRDHLTQALLTFGVALAGGSLLVAAFGPDDLPVRVPAAIDRPVDLAGHAYAAYRLLFIAVAVVLAVLLYLAVTRTRAGMLIRAAVDDPQMVASLGVNPARVRIGVLTASGALAGVAGVLGAPIIGPGPSTAATVLLLSLVVVVLGGLSSVAGTLLAALAVGEIQTLGVALLPTAAPFLLFAAMALVLAARARGLLRVWGTA, from the coding sequence ATGAGCAATCTGGACCCGTACCTGATTCCGGCGCTCGACGGCGTCGCGTACGGCCTGCTGCTCTTCGTCGTGGCGGCCGGGCTGGTGTTGAGCTTCGGCGTTGCCGGCATCCTCAACCTGGCCCACGGCACCCTGTACGCGATCGGCGCCTACGTGGCGGCGTGGCTGGCCGACGGGGGCTGGGCCGCGCTGCCACTGGCGCTGGCCGCCGGGGTGGTCGCGTCCGCCGGCGCCGGCACGGTCCTCGCGGGCCTGCTGGCGCCGGTCGCCCGCCGCGACCACCTCACCCAGGCCCTGCTGACGTTCGGGGTCGCCCTCGCCGGCGGCAGCCTGCTGGTCGCCGCGTTCGGCCCGGACGATCTGCCGGTACGCGTACCGGCCGCGATCGACCGGCCGGTGGATCTGGCCGGGCACGCGTACGCGGCGTACCGGCTGCTCTTCATCGCCGTCGCGGTCGTGCTGGCGGTGCTGCTGTACCTGGCGGTGACCCGTACCCGGGCCGGCATGCTGATCCGGGCCGCGGTCGACGACCCGCAGATGGTGGCCAGCCTCGGCGTGAACCCGGCGCGGGTCCGGATCGGGGTGCTGACCGCGTCCGGCGCGCTCGCCGGCGTGGCCGGGGTGCTCGGCGCGCCGATCATCGGGCCGGGACCGAGCACGGCCGCCACCGTGCTGCTGCTCTCGCTTGTGGTGGTGGTGCTGGGCGGCCTGAGCTCCGTCGCGGGCACGCTGCTCGCGGCGCTCGCGGTCGGCGAGATCCAGACCTTGGGCGTCGCGCTGCTACCGACGGCCGCGCCGTTCCTGCTCTTCGCGGCCATGGCGCTGGTGCTCGCGGCCCGCGCGCGCGGCCTGCTCCGAGTCTGGGGTACGGCGTGA
- a CDS encoding branched-chain amino acid ABC transporter ATP-binding protein/permease, translating into MSRLIALATVSATGVAVAVPWLVDDYTTATLARILVLGLVAVSVALLTGVAGLPTLGQTAPFAAGAYAAASLDQSVGVVQLGVAAAVGAAFALLTAPLVVYARGVVVLMITLAIGELAMTVASRWKSVTGGTDGLLAVTAVRPVWGASTLDSDRARYLYAVVAAGVVVCLVLVALRGPAGLLLRGSRDDEGRMRASGHPVTAYLTGAYVAAGAIAGTGGALLLTTQQYVAPADFGFDTAALLLLGVVIGGAASPLGALAGTALVFAARDWLSGLLPGQAPLVLGALFVATAYLLPRGVAGLRPARGCSVDDLLITEGVCRRYGAVTAVDRLDLRIVAGERRGVIGPNGAGKSTLLGLVAGAIRPSGGRIRFAGRDVTALGAARRAGLGIGRIHQRPAVWPTLTTLDNVAVAAARRSGGVRRGRLPAAELLDRLGLGHCAGIEAERLSHGQRRQLEIAMALAGRPRLLLLDEPAAGLSAVEFERLGAVLRDLPREVTLLLVEHRLDLVFALADVVTVLRDGQYVATGTPHEIRTSAAVRQAYSGVIA; encoded by the coding sequence GTGAGCCGGCTCATCGCGCTGGCGACGGTCTCCGCCACTGGGGTCGCGGTGGCGGTGCCCTGGTTGGTCGACGACTACACCACGGCCACGCTCGCCCGGATCCTGGTGCTCGGCCTGGTGGCGGTGAGCGTGGCGCTGCTGACCGGCGTGGCGGGACTGCCCACGCTGGGTCAGACCGCGCCGTTCGCCGCCGGGGCGTACGCGGCGGCCAGCCTGGACCAGTCCGTCGGCGTCGTGCAACTCGGCGTGGCGGCCGCGGTGGGTGCGGCGTTCGCCCTGCTCACCGCGCCGCTGGTGGTGTACGCGCGGGGCGTGGTCGTTCTCATGATCACGCTGGCGATCGGCGAGTTGGCGATGACCGTCGCCAGCCGGTGGAAGTCGGTCACCGGTGGCACCGACGGACTGCTCGCGGTCACCGCCGTACGGCCGGTGTGGGGAGCGTCCACTCTCGACAGTGACCGGGCCCGCTACCTGTACGCCGTCGTGGCCGCCGGTGTGGTGGTGTGCCTGGTGCTGGTCGCGCTGCGCGGCCCGGCCGGCCTGCTGTTGCGCGGCAGCCGCGACGACGAGGGGCGGATGCGGGCCAGCGGTCACCCGGTGACGGCGTACCTGACCGGCGCCTACGTGGCGGCCGGCGCGATCGCCGGCACCGGCGGGGCGCTGCTGCTGACCACCCAGCAGTACGTCGCACCGGCCGACTTCGGCTTCGACACGGCCGCCCTGCTGCTGCTCGGCGTGGTGATCGGCGGTGCCGCCTCGCCGCTCGGCGCCCTCGCCGGTACGGCGCTCGTCTTCGCCGCCCGGGACTGGCTCTCCGGCCTGCTGCCCGGCCAGGCGCCCCTCGTGCTGGGCGCCCTCTTTGTGGCGACCGCCTACCTGCTGCCGCGCGGCGTGGCTGGCCTACGCCCGGCCAGGGGGTGCTCGGTGGATGACCTGCTGATTACCGAAGGGGTGTGCCGGAGGTACGGGGCGGTTACGGCCGTGGATCGGTTGGATCTACGGATTGTGGCGGGGGAGCGGCGGGGGGTGATTGGGCCTAATGGGGCGGGGAAGTCGACGTTGTTGGGGCTGGTCGCCGGGGCGATTCGGCCTTCTGGGGGGCGGATCCGGTTTGCCGGGCGGGACGTTACGGCGTTGGGGGCGGCGCGGCGGGCTGGGCTCGGCATCGGGCGGATCCATCAGCGGCCGGCGGTGTGGCCCACACTGACCACATTGGACAACGTCGCGGTGGCGGCGGCGCGCCGGTCCGGGGGCGTACGGCGGGGACGGTTGCCGGCCGCGGAGCTGCTCGACCGGCTCGGGCTCGGCCACTGCGCCGGCATCGAGGCGGAGCGGCTGTCCCACGGGCAGCGCCGCCAGCTCGAGATCGCCATGGCGCTCGCCGGGCGGCCCCGGCTGCTGCTGCTCGACGAGCCGGCCGCCGGCCTGTCCGCGGTGGAGTTCGAGCGGCTCGGCGCGGTGCTGCGGGACCTGCCCCGCGAGGTCACGCTGCTGCTGGTCGAGCACCGGCTGGACCTGGTCTTCGCGCTCGCCGACGTGGTGACCGTGCTGCGCGACGGCCAGTACGTGGCCACCGGCACGCCGCACGAGATCCGCACCTCGGCCGCGGTGCGGCAGGCGTACAGCGGGGTGATCGCATGA
- a CDS encoding class I SAM-dependent methyltransferase — protein MKTGYSFDNRAPEADSQLRTLESFLDPITTARLAYPVLRRGAACWEVGAGGGSVARVMAAAVGPEGHVVASDLDPSHIEPDDNLSVVCHDARTDAAPSGAPFDVIHARLLLLHLPERRKVLRDLVDALAPGGWLVVEEFDCTAPLRVLTAPTDDAAKLFGQVMDVILGALQDRGADLAWAQDVHTEMVAAGLSEVDTVTHSESWTGGEPGAALHDLNSRTLEPRLVAAGLSVDQLTAFRKLAHDPSFASLSYQFVSTRGRKPLR, from the coding sequence GTGAAGACCGGCTATTCGTTCGACAACCGCGCCCCCGAGGCCGACTCGCAGCTGCGCACGCTGGAGTCGTTCCTCGACCCGATCACGACCGCCCGGCTGGCGTACCCGGTGCTGCGGCGGGGCGCCGCGTGCTGGGAGGTCGGTGCCGGCGGTGGCTCCGTGGCCCGGGTGATGGCCGCCGCAGTCGGCCCCGAGGGCCACGTGGTCGCCAGCGACCTCGACCCGTCCCACATCGAACCGGACGACAACCTGAGCGTCGTCTGCCACGACGCGCGGACGGACGCGGCCCCCTCGGGTGCCCCCTTCGACGTGATCCACGCCCGGCTCCTGCTCCTGCACCTGCCCGAGCGCCGCAAGGTGCTGCGCGACCTGGTCGACGCCCTGGCCCCGGGCGGCTGGCTGGTCGTCGAGGAGTTCGACTGCACGGCGCCGTTGCGCGTGCTGACCGCGCCGACGGACGACGCGGCGAAGCTCTTCGGGCAGGTGATGGACGTGATCCTGGGTGCGTTGCAGGACCGCGGCGCCGACCTGGCGTGGGCCCAGGACGTGCACACCGAGATGGTCGCGGCCGGGCTGAGCGAGGTGGACACGGTGACCCACTCGGAGAGCTGGACCGGCGGCGAGCCCGGTGCCGCCCTGCACGACCTGAACTCGCGCACGCTCGAGCCCCGCCTGGTGGCGGCCGGGCTGTCCGTGGACCAGTTGACGGCGTTCCGCAAGCTGGCCCACGATCCGTCCTTCGCGTCGCTGTCGTACCAGTTTGTCTCCACCCGGGGCCGCAAGCCGCTCCGTTGA
- a CDS encoding ABC transporter substrate-binding protein, producing the protein MSMRKMAAAFIALGLVGAATACSGGSGGAAGTLKIGLLASLSGTYQAVGTDIRDGFQLYLSTHGGKLGGHQIELIVADEGDGAPTAVPAATKLVKQDKVVALTGVVGGGSAAAIQPVVAQGKIPFIGANGRPELKDITRVWHTSYLSQETGAAIAQYVRDNVDGKVYAIGPDYQGGWDQLKGFTDAFTRSGGKLANESGKTTFTPFPQTKNFTPYFAQIKASGADAVYTFYAGGAAIEFVKQYAQSEVKDLPLYAAGFLTEGGVLNAQGEAARDVFSVLNYSPDLDNAENRAFVAAWKANHDGPPTTYAMASYDAAAVLDKAIGAAGENPTPESINTAIGGLGQIDSPRGAWQFSKKTHSPVQKWYLRQVRQDGRALSNTVVGDLATVGE; encoded by the coding sequence ATGTCTATGCGCAAGATGGCGGCGGCGTTCATCGCCCTCGGTCTGGTGGGCGCCGCCACGGCCTGCTCCGGCGGCAGTGGTGGAGCGGCGGGCACCCTCAAGATCGGGCTGCTCGCCTCGCTGTCCGGCACGTACCAGGCGGTCGGCACCGACATCCGCGACGGGTTCCAGCTCTATCTGAGCACGCACGGCGGGAAGCTCGGCGGCCACCAGATCGAGCTGATCGTGGCGGACGAGGGCGACGGGGCACCGACCGCCGTACCGGCCGCCACCAAGCTGGTCAAGCAGGACAAGGTGGTCGCGCTGACCGGCGTCGTGGGCGGTGGCTCGGCCGCGGCCATCCAGCCCGTGGTCGCCCAGGGCAAGATCCCGTTCATCGGCGCGAACGGCCGGCCCGAGCTGAAGGACATCACCCGGGTCTGGCACACGTCGTACCTGTCGCAGGAGACCGGCGCGGCCATCGCCCAGTACGTGCGCGACAACGTCGACGGCAAGGTGTACGCGATCGGCCCGGACTACCAGGGCGGCTGGGACCAGCTCAAGGGGTTCACCGACGCGTTCACCAGGTCCGGCGGGAAGCTCGCCAACGAGAGCGGCAAGACCACGTTCACGCCGTTCCCGCAGACGAAGAACTTCACCCCGTACTTCGCGCAGATCAAGGCGTCCGGCGCCGATGCCGTCTACACCTTCTACGCCGGCGGCGCCGCCATCGAGTTCGTCAAGCAGTACGCGCAGTCGGAGGTCAAGGATCTGCCCCTGTACGCGGCGGGCTTCCTGACCGAGGGCGGCGTGCTGAACGCGCAGGGCGAGGCGGCCCGGGACGTCTTCTCCGTGCTCAACTACTCGCCCGACCTGGACAACGCGGAGAACAGGGCCTTCGTCGCCGCTTGGAAGGCGAACCACGACGGGCCGCCCACCACGTACGCGATGGCCTCCTACGACGCGGCGGCGGTGCTGGACAAGGCGATCGGCGCGGCCGGCGAGAACCCGACCCCGGAGAGCATCAACACCGCGATCGGCGGGCTCGGCCAGATCGACAGCCCGCGCGGGGCGTGGCAGTTCTCCAAGAAGACCCACTCGCCGGTCCAGAAGTGGTACCTGCGGCAGGTGCGCCAGGACGGCCGGGCGCTGTCCAACACGGTCGTCGGCGACCTGGCCACCGTGGGCGAATGA
- a CDS encoding roadblock/LC7 domain-containing protein, with amino-acid sequence MTNQRDLGWMLDSFAERAPDVSHAIAISADGLMVAATRALPPDRADQLAATGSGLVSLLRGAAAFFDAGAVISNVTQLEGGFMFSMAFNDGASLLVLATPTCDVGKVSYEMTELANRIGDALTPAARALSHTR; translated from the coding sequence GTGACCAACCAACGAGACCTCGGCTGGATGCTGGACAGCTTCGCCGAGCGCGCGCCCGACGTCAGCCACGCCATCGCCATCTCGGCGGACGGGCTGATGGTGGCCGCGACGCGTGCCCTGCCGCCGGACCGGGCCGACCAGCTGGCGGCGACCGGGAGCGGCCTGGTCAGCCTGCTGCGCGGGGCAGCGGCCTTCTTCGACGCCGGCGCGGTCATCTCCAACGTCACCCAGCTCGAGGGCGGGTTCATGTTCTCGATGGCCTTCAACGACGGCGCCTCGCTGCTCGTACTGGCCACTCCGACCTGCGACGTCGGCAAGGTCTCGTACGAGATGACCGAGCTGGCCAACCGCATCGGCGACGCCCTGACGCCCGCGGCCCGCGCACTCAGTCACACCCGCTGA